The genomic window tttccaataaagataacttgctgcctctttggtgtcctgaaattgttctaaggtgatggtggggcattcttacataccttgctgtgttgttatgagaccttaacgggacagcaaatgtttcagaaaacaaaggcagttaggttcaaacctgtggttagcagtgtgctggacacgggttgcctatagctaatctatggaaagatggatttcctaagaagggtagcagcacacatggaggcatgtagtcttacctttacaaatgacccattttgtggccttacatcaggctcctctattctcctcatcttggtttctttaccagattaggacaaaaattaaaactcaatgtcctggacgtgaacactgtgtgagttatctatgtgagatcaccgtgacagagctcatggcaatctgactcattgtacaggcttgccaggcatcaatctgtaatctgcctaaatctactgcgcaagtgttgtcatggttgctcctctgttcctcctcatatggtctccatctagagagaactcagaaaaatccacccctgagagggcaagttctttacaaatgaaagtttctagaacagaagagacatagtagatttctctgggcaacctgtagacacaagacatggggaaatggaagaagggattgaagaagatagagacatggaggaatggataaattcaatcattcattggataagtgagtgatccaatgaaagagatggctaataggataaaatgtgctgcatgccctctgaaagtcagtccaaattgagtgtagataaggttatccactaaggaggaagcttagtccattttgccttctttgtgctctagacccacccaggagagtgatgatgatgttgaggagaagaaggggcgagggtaccagcatgccctggtacaagttttcacccacattgtagcaaaatcacctgacctggcacaggtgacctacatgacGGACCCTGAATGACaatttgacacctacaaccttactaaccaagtttttgaagatgaaggaaccaaaactgccctgttaaagatgtcaggatccttgcatgatgggagtcaggcatcaatatcatactggtatcctcgggtctgatgggtttgtggggtctttgccacacttcacctaacatcactgattccctaggttactgattttatggagctcggtgcatgcatcatatctgtgcatgtcacacaccaatgtgattcaatgtactactagtttagcctaggtgcgggtgagtctgtttatgagttttataggccaaatcccacagaacatgatcaatgacaagggaacagtgttttagagttaaggcaggccaattgtttaaatgaactcacaggggttgaatggcatgcataagacctgtgagagtgcaaggcagagagaatccaggcatgacaaaataggtagtagatagaagcctggcaaaagtaagtaggtagcctgaggtccaccccattgcagaagagccactgagaggagacacttttctttaggcaggaggatccgggtcactcaacatgctccagtggagataatatactcAGTGACTTCCCGATGGTATGAATTagaccattaatcaaatgaaacccaattttctttgcttctgagtacacatttgtgacccttcatattcactctctatcctcttaagtcccaacacctcgatgtcacatctttccatatgacatgtttttccctcatgcattatccctctctgagatcctacatcttttcggccactctcctctgtttcctaaacagccatcttgtcctcttccacacactgcatctcctttcgtcattccctctccaaggggaaaagaccataagtcctttttgttttgtggcctgtctttctgtgatgtcccatccaccagaaactccatcattgaccaaacaacataacaacttcacaaattttatttttagagcaaaaaaaaatttcattgggaaatataccaggattaatagaagacctgaggtatttctgaaaaaaagaattccccaaacacagtttaagtctgacccccaaaatttgtgaatttctctttaacacatcttcatcaaatcatagacatagatatggaagtcattatcaaacttgatgaaatgcacggaaggtttggtgggaacttggtaaataattttacctatcttttgggttccatctttttcgttgtgctgcacgcttttgcctgccaaggaatccctgcctaattccaaattcacccctattgtaggacatcctggcataatgtggaggttgctttcaatgtagtcatctagatggtggtaaaggtacacaactggatctttctcgtaggtaatgtagaaacaggtcttcatggtctgcacctcatctgggaccaccccagtccactcctccatagagcctggcatgatgtggaggttgccttcaaggtagtcaaccaggaggtggtaaatgtacaagaccggatctttcttgtaggtaatatagaaccaggtcttcatgaatggcacctcctctaggaccatccccttccagtcattcttagagccatttgtgccctcaaatgtatgtttcactgctctgccaactatggtgtttgagagatgagtgtctgtctcctgaggaaatggtacgttgttaggcagaaacttaaggtttaaaatcctttcatcactgtgaagctccaatccatagacacaatctatcccatcatacttcaacaaatagagagaggaatttgttggcagttgatctagaatgatggctttccactgggtgactggttcattggcttccttccagccgtgagaaattctgcggccgacaatattctccagggcctcaaaaggcctactcagtttttgcttctggagagatgacccattcctcttctggacaggtggcatgcatctcatactaagaggcatcttcatcatggctgtagacttactgagataggccactgacctcttggtccgctgtttctcggctatctttctgtgcttgggcttcatagctgcccactctctaggttgaaagaactttccttctgtttaattcagaaacaaagtcgtggcctcaaccatgagtgcctgcaaggataacaaggggaggctatgaggtcaaggctcttttctggaagaactgtggtgcaggagacaaagatattgatcaacaggtttgcatacctaactgtaattttctcttaagaaataaataggacaatttgcaaatttttctctacagctcagtatagcaatctcagagacacattcctgctgcccaaaggcaaatgacctctgctgagaaacctactttctgactgactaagtcaatgagaggagacggtatgcctatccccgaaacgagtaagaaaaatctgaatagataacaaagaattcgaaggacatccacacatCTCCTTTGACATCAAGCAAATAGGTatggggctcaatccaagacagcctgcccaaggtcatggcactccagtccactggctctctgtattgggtctcctgatccagacccaggtatattacataaagccattctgtgtcttcattgtggaagtgagtactgtgagacccacttcaacctgaaagactcattattctgggcaacagcagccattgagaaataattaatatcttttaaaacacgTATGGACAAAGatgagctttgccattttagtggattgatgaatttgatattgttagcaaagataaagtgggaagaatagttGGCATTCAACAttcccacagctatcaaatataggagctggtaacaacagaaatggtggacccgcaggacagttgaaggaaaacttttttgtactacagaggtcttagttgctttggaaacatatttaccaaaagaaaatgtcctacctctacAGATTCCATcatccggaaatgttcaggtgcaaaaagcctgttgaacagttgtggagaccaggagctgaactgtcctcctcaggcactgtgaggataataaacccaccttcatggaagactagtgctttgagtggaacagagttgctacccaacgaatcaaggctttgtgacatcaccaaggctctacttatgtcagaaatcccctcacaagcttgttacttccctatttacccacagaaacatccagcattcagctcctcaaaagctgtatacagccacgaGGGAACcaaaaataagcccccactcaacttcccaattactcaagtcacagtcttgcccaagcaactcaatcccagtatcttatttttctgaaaaagtctttggtgtctgagtctacaaatcacaagaaagttttttttcttagatcccatttctccattggttatcttgtattgaatttttcttccttcataaataaaaaatttcaaatttcctcttcctttcctcctccccctaacaaCTCACACAACCaacaatcctctccactcccaatccagtcctaatagagggcagggtaccttgacctgtgggaagcacttgccccccctccatccagattgaggaaggtatgcatgtacatatatatgatcgattaaagcctgtatgtgcagtacagacaaatcccagggccattatcattggcttctccttCTGTCCCAATTTTCAGCCAcactcaatgcttccactttgatcccatgctctgtcagtcccagcagagctggttttgttgatctcccattagctcagacacagtgtctcagtgggtggaccaagcccttgtattccttagttctttgctctt from Chionomys nivalis unplaced genomic scaffold, mChiNiv1.1 scaffold_28, whole genome shotgun sequence includes these protein-coding regions:
- the LOC130869135 gene encoding spindlin-3-like, producing VGRRISHGWKEANEPVTQWKAIILDQLPTNSSLYLLKYDGIDCVYGLELHSDERILNLKFLPNNVPFPQETDTHLSNTIVGRAVKHTFEGTNGSKNDWKGMVLEEVPFMKTWFYITYKKDPVLYIYHLLVDYLEGNLHIMPGSMEEWTGVVPDEKDPVVDSLAGKSVQHNEKDGTQKIGKIIYQVPTKPSVHFIKFDNDFHIYVYDLNIVSRRISHGWKEANEPVTQWKAIILDQLPTNLSLYLLKYDGIDCVYGLELQIDLRILMLKFLPNNVPFPQETDTHLSNTIVGRAVKHTFEGTNGSKDDWKGMVLEEVPIMKTWFYITYKKDPVLYVYHLLVDYLEGNLHLMPGCPPIGVNLELGRDSLAGKSVQHNEKDGTQKIGKIIYQVPTKPSVHFINFDNDLHIYVYD